In Dromiciops gliroides isolate mDroGli1 chromosome 5, mDroGli1.pri, whole genome shotgun sequence, the following are encoded in one genomic region:
- the LOC122728678 gene encoding E3 ubiquitin-protein ligase TRIM11-like, with product MAAGTVQDNEKSCPPGAVISERKLGCCRKEAVAERRMAAARERLQELLRDITCAVCQSYFSEPVTIECGHSFCRACLSLSWRVGTTNFSCPECRQVPQVRELPAVNRHLAQLTEVGKELTCQLFHSAEGQHQCATHKKVFKLFCENDQIAVCMRCSQSPEHGAHMLSPVEEAAPRFREKLQHTLSQVEKHLEEAEKLLAQEEEPAVDWLSMITGEYCQLHDFFLEEESRYLERIKQEERTSFDRISHHRQRLQDIIYDLQEAGQRPNVDLLQDAKQLLARSESVLSQRSKAVIPELRECPIPGLIEMLRRFTVDITVNPTSASPFVTVSEDKKSVKASDAWQVGTKHPEFSPGHYVFAEQAFSSGRQYWEVDVSQLPQWALGVIALQLRRRDGNVDYIASVFLLQCAKKEDDYYLQTYPISLKHRVKGPVPREQSLVP from the exons ATGGCTGCAGGTACTGTGCAAGATAATGAGAAGTCCTGTCCTCCAGGAGCTGTCATTTCTGAAAGAAagctggg CTGCTGCCGGAAAGAAGCAGTTGCAGAGAGAAGAATGGCTGCTGCTAGGGAAAGGCTGCAGGAATTGCTAAGGGACATCACCTGTGCTGTCTGTCAGAGCTACTTCTCTGAGCCAGTCACCATTGAGTGTGGGCACAGCTTTTGCCGAGCATGTCTCTCCTTGAGCTGGAGAGTTGGAACTACCAACTTCTCTTGTCCTGAATGCAGGCAAGTGCCCCAAGTCAGAGAATTGCCAGCAGTCAACAGGCACCTAGCACAGCTGACTGAGGTGGGCAAAGAGCTCACCTGCCAGCTTTTCCATAGTGCTGAAGGGCAGCACCAGTGTGCCACTCACAAGAAAGTCTTCAAGCTTTTTTGTGAAAATGACCAGATAGCAGTCTGTATGAGATGTTCCCAAAGCCCAGAGCATGGGGCTCACATGCTCTCTCCTGTAGAAGAGGCTGCTCCCAGATTCAGGGAGAAGCTCCAGCACACCCTGAGTCAGGTGGAGAAGCATTTGGAGGAAGCTGAGAAACTTCTTGCCCAGGAGGAAGAACCTGCTGTTGACTGGCTTAGCATGATCACAGGAGAATACTGCCAACTGCATGATTTCTTCCTTGAGGAAGAATCCCGATATCTTGAAAGGATAAAGCAAGAGGAAAGGACTAGCTTTGACAGAATCTCTCACCATAGACAAAGGCTTCAGGACATCATATATGATCTGCAGGAAGCGGGCCAACGACCCAATGTGGACCTGCTACAAGATGCCAAGCAGCTGCTGGCAAGGAGTGAGTCAGTGTTGTCGCAAAGGTCCAAGGCTGTCATCCCAGAACTGAGAGAATGTCCCATCCCTGGACTGATAGAGATGCTGAGACGATTCACAGTGGACATCACAGTGAATCCTACATCAGCCAGTCCCTTTGTGACTGTTTCTGAGGATAAGAAGAGTGTGAAGGCTTCAGATGCCTGGCAGGTGGGGACCAAGCATCCTGAGTTCTCTCCTGGCCATTATGTCTTTGCAGAGCAGGCCTTCAGCTCAGGCAGACAGTACTGGGAGGTGGACGTAAGTCAACTACCTCAGTGGGCACTAGGGGTCATTGCCTTACAGTTGAGGAGGAGGGACGGGAATGTGGACTACATTGCCTCTGTGTTCCTGCTGCAATGTGCCAAGAAAGAAGATGATTACTATTTGCAGACCTATCCAATATCATTGAAGCATCGAGTGAAAGGTCCTGTGCCCAGG GAACAAAGCCTGGTCCCATGA